AGCGCCGACCCGGCCCTGCCGGTGAACTGGCTGATTCCGTACTGCTTCGCGAGCGAGGCGATGTCCTCGGCCGTCGGAACACCGATCTCCTGCTCCTGCAACGACTCCCGATAGTGCTCGGCCGGGGTGCTGCCCAGGCAGGGCACGAAGGTTCGGTGTGAGCCGGGCATCACCATCAGGCTGCCGTTGATCGGATAGTTGTCGGTCAGCGCGATCGACAGGCTCACCGCGCGCGGCGCGGGCATTCCGTCCTCGGCGTGCCAGGTCTCGAAATCCGAGTGCCAGTAGAAACCCGTGCCGCGGAAGCCGGGCATGTAGTTGACCCGGCTCTGGTGCACATACACCTCCGACCCCAGTACCTTCCTGGCCAGCCCGACGACGCGCTCCTCCCGCGCCAGCTCGGCGACCGCCGAGCTGAGCTTGTGCACCTCGAAGATCGAGCGCACCCGGTTCGACGACTTCTCCACGATCAGCCGGGCGTCGTCGCGCAGTGTGGGATCGCCAGCGAGCTGGTGGATCTCGGCGCTGAACTCCGCCACCTCGGCGGGAGTCAGCAGCGCGTCGAGGATCGCGAAGCCGTCGGCGTCGAACGCGGCCAGCTCCTTGCTGTCGACCGTGCCCCAGACCGTGGGGTCGGCGCGCTCCAGATGCGGGGCGGGCACGCCGAGCCGGGTGGGGTAGCGATCAGACTGCGCGGTCTCGAGTCGAGCATCGGTGTGCTGCAAAGCCATTACCGTTCTCATCCTCCGATCGTTGTCGCGGCGACCAACGGGTAGACGCCGTCGCTGTCGTGAACCTCCTGCCCCGTAACCGGCGGGTTGAACACGCACATCATCCGCATGGTGCTGCGCACCTCGAGGCGGTGGCGTTCGTGTCCGTCGAGCAGGTACATCGAGCCCGGCACGAGTTCGTAGGTGGCGCCGTTGTCCAGGTCGGTCAACGTGCCCTCGCCCTCGATGAGCCACACCGCCTCCACGTGGTGGCGGTAGTGGAACTCGTGCACGGTACCTGCTTCGATGGTGGTCTCGTGGAAAGAGAAGCCCACCCCGTCGCCGCCGAGGACAATGCGCTTACTGCGCCACCCCTCCCCCGCCACGTCGCGTTCGGTGCCGGTGATCTCCGCGGTAGTGCGCACGATCATCCGACCGCCCCCACACCACCACACACGGCGTCGACGGCGCCGGTGAGGATGTGCAGGCCCTGGTCGAGCTCCTGCTCGGTGATGGTCAATGGCGGCAAGAGCTTCACCACTTCGTCGGTGGAACCGGAGGTCTCCACCAGTAGACCGCGCTCGAACGCGATTTGGCAAACCTTACTCGCCTGTGACGGCTCATCGAACACGACGCCTTGCACGAGGCCGCGCCCTCGGGTCGAGACGCCGGGAAAGTGACCGGCCAGCTCGCTCAGCCTGCGTTCGACGCGCTCGCCTTTGACCTGCGTCGCGTCCTGGAGGGCGCCATCGGACCAGAAGTGCCGCAGCGCGGTCGTCGCGGTGACGAACGCGGGGTTGTTGCCGCGAAAGGTGCCGTTGTGCTCACCGGGCGCCCACTGATCGAGCTCCGGCTTGAGCAGCACCAGCGCCATCGGCAGACCGTAGCCGCCGATCGACTTCGAAAGCGTGACGATGTCGGGGGTGATCCCCGCGACCTCGAAGGAGAAGAACGGGCCGGTCCGGCCGCAGCCCATCTGCACGTCGTCGACGATCAGCAGGATCTCACGTTCCGCACAGAGCCCGGCGAGGTGGCGCAGCCACTCGGCGCGCGCGACATTGACGCCACCCTCACCCTGCACCGTCTCCACGATCACTGCGGCGGGGCGGTCGACGCCCGACGAGCTGTCGTCGAGCACCTTCTCCATCCACTGGAAGTCGGCGGTGGTGCCATCGAAGTAGCCGTCGTAGGGCATG
The DNA window shown above is from Nocardia sp. NBC_01730 and carries:
- the thpD gene encoding ectoine hydroxylase, whose amino-acid sequence is MRTVMALQHTDARLETAQSDRYPTRLGVPAPHLERADPTVWGTVDSKELAAFDADGFAILDALLTPAEVAEFSAEIHQLAGDPTLRDDARLIVEKSSNRVRSIFEVHKLSSAVAELAREERVVGLARKVLGSEVYVHQSRVNYMPGFRGTGFYWHSDFETWHAEDGMPAPRAVSLSIALTDNYPINGSLMVMPGSHRTFVPCLGSTPAEHYRESLQEQEIGVPTAEDIASLAKQYGISQFTGRAGSALLFDSNLMHGSSNNITPFPRSNIFLVFNSVENTLVEPFAAPARRPGYIGSRDFTPLSA
- a CDS encoding ectoine synthase, which translates into the protein MIVRTTAEITGTERDVAGEGWRSKRIVLGGDGVGFSFHETTIEAGTVHEFHYRHHVEAVWLIEGEGTLTDLDNGATYELVPGSMYLLDGHERHRLEVRSTMRMMCVFNPPVTGQEVHDSDGVYPLVAATTIGG
- the ectB gene encoding diaminobutyrate--2-oxoglutarate transaminase, which encodes MINADTTIFESLESNVRGYCRAWPTVFTTAKGSWLRDEEGRDYLDFFAGAGALNYGHNNEVLKHSLLDYIASDGITHGLDMSTAAKRELLETLRDTLFTPRGLDYKVQFPGPTGANAVEAALKLARKITGRETIVSFTNAFHGMTLGALSVTGNAAKRAGAGVPLVHTTHMPYDGYFDGTTADFQWMEKVLDDSSSGVDRPAAVIVETVQGEGGVNVARAEWLRHLAGLCAEREILLIVDDVQMGCGRTGPFFSFEVAGITPDIVTLSKSIGGYGLPMALVLLKPELDQWAPGEHNGTFRGNNPAFVTATTALRHFWSDGALQDATQVKGERVERRLSELAGHFPGVSTRGRGLVQGVVFDEPSQASKVCQIAFERGLLVETSGSTDEVVKLLPPLTITEQELDQGLHILTGAVDAVCGGVGAVG